The Corvus hawaiiensis isolate bCorHaw1 chromosome 10, bCorHaw1.pri.cur, whole genome shotgun sequence genome includes a window with the following:
- the EIF4G1 gene encoding eukaryotic translation initiation factor 4 gamma 1 isoform X6 — MSWVGWTQAAPQHFYQNRAQPPASASRVQSNTTARPGPPAHVYPAASQVMMIPSQISYTPSQGAYYIPGQGRSTYVVPTQQYPVQPGAPSFYPGASPTEFGTYAGAYYPAQGVQQFSAGVPTAQVIVSQQPPIPTKRERKTIRIRDPNQGGKDITEEIMSGARTSSTPTPPQAGSGLEPQANGETPHVAVIVRPDDRPKPALVVSKPVSLEPSKSASPSPPPPLIPEVEPVVLSPVTLVPMEPPVDTDMKAEQGEAPPDPQKTLSAITTVPGAVELPLVPAPGMDTVAAEEEEEEEEEVAIPLPEPTPQESVPPKVLPVPVVPPMPAVPLVPAAPLPPPVVPQAPEAPAKPASPSPTPPREEPCPEPTAEANGVLEEMPEPVPEVPLCQPVLASEPVPAPALDSPIAQPEELPLPNGVEGTSKVELSDEQPESDVSPISEPEEPAQPGTPASPPAEEEEEESEGPGETQERSLSPAPAPSQTSEATAQVAMSVPKKKRRMKELNKKEAVGDLLDAFKESQTGDSASEVENKPPTSAPASEAEDAAPARPQEESEETWEEKEDKLAPEKGKAAGQKYGYKEEQWKPLNPEEKKRYDREFLLGFQFIFASMQKPEGLPQITDVVLDKPCVPSQANKTPLRALDPIRFSGMNCSPDFTPSFANLGRPVMGNRGLPSGLGPRRSQQSQRKEPRKIIATVSLNEDVKLNKAEKAWKPSSKRASEEEDPENIKTQELLRRVRSILNKLTPQMFQQLMKQVMELSIDTEERLKGVIDLVFEKAISEPNFSVAYANMCRCLMGLKVPTTDKPTVTVNFRKLLLNRCQKEFEKDKDDDEIFEKRQKEMDDASAPEEKARMKDELEEARDKARRRSLGNIKFIGELFKLKMLTEAIMHDCVVKLLKNHDEESLECLCRLLTTIGKDLDFEKAKPRMDQYFNQMEKIIKEKKTSSRIRFMLQDVIDLRRNSWVPRRGDQGPKTIDQIHKEAEMEEHREHIKVQQLMSKDKRRGPPGPSSSGRSSLVADDGWNTVPISKGNRPIDTSRLTKITKPGSIDSNNQLFAPGGRLSWGKGSSGGSGAKPADSASDSGRPATSTLNRFSALQQSMPAESPESRRVVQRSSSSRDRSEKAGDRGDRELRSEKGSDRLERPDQGERADRNRSALTKRSFSKETEDRSREREKQGGPEAVRKAASMTEERDRSRETIKQEPTPATSTKPTLSEEELEKKSKAIIEEYLHINDMKEALQCVQELGSPSLLYIFVQNGIESTLERSTISREHMGALLCQLVKAGTLSKEQYYKGLREILETAEDMEIDIPHIWLYLAELITPILQEEGIPMEELFREITKPLVPIGKATTLLVEVLGLLCKGMGQKTAGKLWRDGGLSWKEFLPEDQDVNKFVTEQKLEYTMGDSSDMPSRKELTSEELCKQMDKLLKENPNNQRIHDWIEANLSEQQVSSNTFIRALMTSVCHLAIVFENPYRVDAMVIRNQAKLLQKYLRDEQKELQALYALQALVVKLEQPPNLLRMFFDALYDEDVIKEEAFYKWESSKDPAEQQGKGVALKSVTAFFTWLREAEDESDNN; from the exons ATGAGCTGGGTCGGGTGGACCCAGGCGGCCCCGCAG CATTTCTACCAGAACAGGGCACAGCCTCCCGCGAGTGCGTCCCGCGTGCAGAGTAACACgacggctcggcccggccctcCTGCCCATGTGTATCCGGCTGCTTCCCAGGTGATGATGATACCCTCCCAGATATCCTACACACCTTCCCAAGGAGCCTATTACATTCCCGGACAG GGTCGCTCCACGTACGTTGTCCCGACCCAACAGTACCCGGTCCAACCTGGCGCCCCTAGTTTTTACCCTGGAGCCAGCCCCACAGAATTCGGGACTTACG cGGGTGCGTATTACCCGGCGCAGGGGGTGCAGCAGTTCTCAGCGGGGGTCCCCACTGCCCAGGTCATTGTGAGCCAGCAGCCACCGATCCCCACAAAACGAGAACGGAAGACG ATCCGAATACGAGACCCCAACCAAGGTGGCAAAGACATTACAGAAGAAATTATGTCTGGAGCAAGGACCTCAtccacccccacccctccaCAG GCTGGAAGCGGTTTGGAGCCCCAGGCCAACGGAGAGACCCCCCATGTAGCAGTTATTGTCCGGCCTG ATGACCGCCCGAAGCCCGCGCTGGTGGTGAGCAAGCCCGTCTCCCTGGAGCCCAGCAAGTCGGCATCCCCGTCGCCTCCCCCTCCCCTGATCCCTGAGGTGGAGCCTGTGGTGCTCTCGCCTGTGACGCTGGTGCCAATGGAGCCTCCCGTGGACACGGACATGAAAGCGGAGCAGGGCGAGGCGCCACCTGACCCGCAAAAGACGTTAAGCGCCATCACTACAGTGCCAGGGGCTGTGGAGCTGCCCCTTGTGCCCGCGCCCGGCATGGACACGGTGGctgcggaggaggaggaggaagaggaggaggaggttgcTATTCCCCTCCCAGAGCCCACCCCACAGGAGTCTGTGCCCCCCAAGGTGCTGCCGGTGCCCGTTGTTCCCCCGATGCCAGCCGTGCCCCTGGTGCCGGCCGCGCCATTGCCACCGCCCGTTGTACCACAGGCCCCTGAAGCGCCCGCCAAACccgcctcccccagccccacaccgcCCCGGGAAGAGCCCTGCCCCGAGCCCACTGCTGAGGCCAACGGGGTCTTGGAGGAGATGCCTGAGCCGGTCCCTGAGGTGCCCCTGTGCCAGCCGGTGCTGGCCTCTGAGCCGGTGCCTGCGCCCGCCCTGGACTCCCCCATTGCCCAGCCTGAAGAGCTGCCCCTACCCAATGGGGTGGAGGGCACCAGCAAAGTGGAGCTGAGTGACGAGCAGCCCGAGTCAGATGTCAGCCCCATCTCAGAGCCTgaggagccagcccagcctggcacccCTGCCTCCCCgcctgcagaggaggaggaggaagagagtgAAGGCCCTGGTGAGACCCAGGAGAGAAGCTtgagcccagcccctgccccttcGCAGACCTCGGAGGCGACCGCACAAG TCGCCATGTCGGTGCCAAAGAAGAAGCGAAGGATGAAGGAGCTGAACAAGAAGGAGGCAGTAGGGGATTTGCTGGATGCCTTTAAAGAG TCTCAGACCGGTGATAGTGCCTCGGAGGTGGAGAACAAGCCCCCCACGTCTGCCCCTGCCAGTGAAGCAGAGGATGCGGCTCCTGCCCGTCCACAGGAAGAGTCGGAAGAGAcgtgggaggagaaggaggacaAGTTGGCCCCGGAGAAGGGCAAGGCTGCTGGCCAGAAATATGGCTACAAGGAAG AGCAATGGAAGCCGCTGAACCCTGAGGAGAAGAAGCGATATGATCGGGAGTTCCTGCTGGGCTTCCAGTTCATCTTTGCCAGCATGCAGAAACCTGAGGGGCTGCCCCAGATCACAGATGTGGTGCTGGACAAG CCGTGTGTACCTTCGCAGGCCAACAAGACCCCACTGCGGGCACTTGACCCCATCCGCTTCAGTGGCATGAACTGCAGCCCTGACTTCACCCCTTCCTTCGCCAACCTTGGCCGGCCTGTCATGGGCAACCGGGGCCTG CCCTCAGGGTTGGGTCCCCGCcgctcccagcagagccagaggaAGGAGCCCCGCAAAATCATTGCTACTGTGTCCCTCAATGAGGATGTCAAGCTGAACAAGGCCGAGAAGGCCTGGAAACCCAGCAGCAAACGTGCTTCCGAGGAGGAGGATCCTGAGAATATCAAGACACAG GAACTGCTCCGCCGCGTCCGCAGCATCCTCAACAAGCTGACTCCCCAGATGTTCCAGCAACTGATGAAGCAGGTGATGGAGTTGTCCATCGACACGGAGGAGCGGCTCAAGGGTGTCATCGACCTCGTCTTCGAGAAGGCCATCTCGGAGCCAAACTTCTCTGTTGCCTATGCTAACATGTGCCGTTGCCTTATGGGG CTTAAAGTGCCCACAACAGACAAGCCCACAGTGACTGTGAACTTCCGCAAGCTGCTGCTCAACCGCTGCCAGAAGGAGTTTGAGAAGGACAAGGACGACGATGAGATCTTTGAGAAGCGGCAGAAGGAGATGGATGATGCCAGTGCC CCCGAGGAGAAGGCGCGTATGAAGGATGAGCTGGAGGAGGCGCGGGACAAGGCTCGACGACGATCCCTGGGCAACATCAAGTTCATTGGAGAGCTCTTCAAACTGAAGATGTTGACGGAGGCCATCATGCATGACTGTGTGGTGAAGCTGCTCAAAAACCACGATGAGGAGTCTCTTGAGTGCCTTTGCCGCCTGCTTACGACTATTGGCAAGGACTTGGACTTTGAGAAAGCCAAG CCTAGGATGGACCAGTACTTCAATCAGATGGAGAAGAtcatcaaagagaaaaagacatCATCCCGAATCCGTTTCATGCTGCAGGATGTTATTGACCTAAGACGG AATAGCTGGGTGCCGCGGCGAGGAGACCAGGGCCCCAAAACCATAGATCAGATCCACAAGGAAGCAGAGATGGAGGAGCATCGGGAACACATCAAAGTGCAGCAGCTCATGTCAAAGGACAAGAGGAGAGGACCCCCTGGGCCATCTTCCAGTG GGCGCAGTAGCCTGGTCGCAGATGATGGCTGGAACACAGTGCCCATCAGCAAGGGCAACCGGCCCATCGACACCAGCCGGCTAACGAAGATCACCAAG cctggatCCATCGACTCCAATAACCAGCTCTTTGCACCGGGTGGGCGGCTGAGCTGGGGCAAGGGCAGCAGTGGGGGGTCTGGTGCAAAGCCCGCAGATTCAG CATCTGATTCAGGGCGACCAGCCACGAGCACCTTGAACCGCTTCTCAGCGCTCCAGCAGTCAATGCCTGCCGAGAGCCCAGAGTCCCGCCGTGTGGTGCAGAG gagcagctccagccgtGACAGGTCAGAgaaggctggggacagaggggaccgGGAGTTGCGTTCGGAGAAGGGCAGCGACCGTCTGGAGCGTCCCGACCAGGGGGAGCGGGCAGACAGGAACAGGTCTGCCCTCACCAAGAGGAGCTTCAGCAAAGAGACAGAGGACAGGAGCCGAGAACGGGAGAAGCAGGGTGGCCCCGAGGCCGTGCGCAAGGCTGCAAGCATGACGGAGGAGCGGGACCGGAGCCGAGAGACCA TTAAACAAGAGCCAACACCTGCAACATCCACCAAGCCCACGCTGTCAGAAGAGGAACTGGAGAAGAAATCCAAGGCAATCATAGAGGAATACTTGCACATCAATGACATGAAG gaggccctgcagtgtgtgcaggagctgggcagcccCTCCTTGCTCTACATTTTTGTGCAAAATGGCATTGAGTCCACGCTGGAGAGGAGCACCATCTCCCGCGAGCACATGggagccctgctctgccagctggtGAAGGCAGGCACTCTCTCCAAGGAGCAGTACTACAAAGG GCTGCGGGAGATCTTGGAGACTGCAGAGGACATGGAGATTGACATCCCACACATCTGGCTGTACCTGGCTGAGCTCATCACCCCCATCCTGCAAGAGGAAGGCATCCCCATGGAGGAGCTGTTCAG GGAGATCACGAAGCCCCTGGTGCCCATTGGGAAGGCCACCACGCTGCTGGTTGAGGTGCTGGGCTTGTTGTGCAAGGGCATG GGCCAGAAGACAGCAGGAAAGCTGTGGCGGGATGGAGgcctgagctggaaggaattCTTGCCTGAGGACCAGGATGTCAACAAATTTGTCACAGAGCAG AAATTGGAGTACACGATGGGGGACAGCTCTGACATGCCAAGCCGCAAGGAGCTGACCTCAGAGGAGCTGTGCAAGCAAATGGACAAACTGCTGAAGGAGAACCCGAACAACCAAAGAATACATGACTGGATTGAG GCCAACCTGAGCGAGCAGCAGGTCTCATCCAACACATTTATCAGGGCCCTGATGACGTCTGTGTGCCACTTGGCCATTGTCT TTGAGAACCCATACCGCGTGGACGCCATGGTCATCCGCAACCaagccaagctgctccagaaGTACCTGCGGGATGAGCAGAAGGAGCTCCAGGCACTCTACGCTCTGCAAGCCTTGGTGGTGAAGTTGGAGCAGCCTCCCA ACCTGCTGCGGATGTTCTTTGATGCCCTCTACGATGAGGATGTCATCAAGGAGGAGGCTTTCTACAAGTGGGAGTCCAGCAAGGACCCAGCCGAGCAGCAGGGCAAAGGGGTGGCGCTCAAATCAGTGACAGCCTTTTTCACCTGGCTTCGGGAAGCTGAGGACGAGTCGGACAACAACTGa
- the EIF4G1 gene encoding eukaryotic translation initiation factor 4 gamma 1 isoform X2: MNKAPQPTGGAPTAPHPAPSPGLPQPTFPPGQTAPVVFNPAPTSQMNTPSQPRQFPAGPRAIHQQGGFRSLQHFYQNRAQPPASASRVQSNTTARPGPPAHVYPAASQVMMIPSQISYTPSQGAYYIPGQGRSTYVVPTQQYPVQPGAPSFYPGASPTEFGTYAGAYYPAQGVQQFSAGVPTAQVIVSQQPPIPTKRERKTIRIRDPNQGGKDITEEIMSGARTSSTPTPPQAGSGLEPQANGETPHVAVIVRPDDRPKPALVVSKPVSLEPSKSASPSPPPPLIPEVEPVVLSPVTLVPMEPPVDTDMKAEQGEAPPDPQKTLSAITTVPGAVELPLVPAPGMDTVAAEEEEEEEEEVAIPLPEPTPQESVPPKVLPVPVVPPMPAVPLVPAAPLPPPVVPQAPEAPAKPASPSPTPPREEPCPEPTAEANGVLEEMPEPVPEVPLCQPVLASEPVPAPALDSPIAQPEELPLPNGVEGTSKVELSDEQPESDVSPISEPEEPAQPGTPASPPAEEEEEESEGPGETQERSLSPAPAPSQTSEATAQVAMSVPKKKRRMKELNKKEAVGDLLDAFKESQTGDSASEVENKPPTSAPASEAEDAAPARPQEESEETWEEKEDKLAPEKGKAAGQKYGYKEEQWKPLNPEEKKRYDREFLLGFQFIFASMQKPEGLPQITDVVLDKPCVPSQANKTPLRALDPIRFSGMNCSPDFTPSFANLGRPVMGNRGLPSGLGPRRSQQSQRKEPRKIIATVSLNEDVKLNKAEKAWKPSSKRASEEEDPENIKTQELLRRVRSILNKLTPQMFQQLMKQVMELSIDTEERLKGVIDLVFEKAISEPNFSVAYANMCRCLMGLKVPTTDKPTVTVNFRKLLLNRCQKEFEKDKDDDEIFEKRQKEMDDASAPEEKARMKDELEEARDKARRRSLGNIKFIGELFKLKMLTEAIMHDCVVKLLKNHDEESLECLCRLLTTIGKDLDFEKAKPRMDQYFNQMEKIIKEKKTSSRIRFMLQDVIDLRRNSWVPRRGDQGPKTIDQIHKEAEMEEHREHIKVQQLMSKDKRRGPPGPSSSGRSSLVADDGWNTVPISKGNRPIDTSRLTKITKPGSIDSNNQLFAPGGRLSWGKGSSGGSGAKPADSGRPATSTLNRFSALQQSMPAESPESRRVVQRSSSSRDRSEKAGDRGDRELRSEKGSDRLERPDQGERADRNRSALTKRSFSKETEDRSREREKQGGPEAVRKAASMTEERDRSRETIKQEPTPATSTKPTLSEEELEKKSKAIIEEYLHINDMKEALQCVQELGSPSLLYIFVQNGIESTLERSTISREHMGALLCQLVKAGTLSKEQYYKGLREILETAEDMEIDIPHIWLYLAELITPILQEEGIPMEELFREITKPLVPIGKATTLLVEVLGLLCKGMGQKTAGKLWRDGGLSWKEFLPEDQDVNKFVTEQKLEYTMGDSSDMPSRKELTSEELCKQMDKLLKENPNNQRIHDWIEANLSEQQVSSNTFIRALMTSVCHLAIVFENPYRVDAMVIRNQAKLLQKYLRDEQKELQALYALQALVVKLEQPPNLLRMFFDALYDEDVIKEEAFYKWESSKDPAEQQGKGVALKSVTAFFTWLREAEDESDNN; this comes from the exons ATGAACAAAGCTCCACAGCCCACAGGAGGAGCCCCGACTGCCCCGCACCCTGCCCCTTCTCCCGGACTGCCGCAG CCGACGTTCCCACCTGGTCAGACGGCACCTGTGGTTTTTAACCCAGCACCGACCTCACAAATGAATACGCCTTCTCAGCCGCGCCAG TTTCCAGCAGGGCCTCGGGCTATTCACCAGCAG GGAGGATTCAGGTCTCTTCAG CATTTCTACCAGAACAGGGCACAGCCTCCCGCGAGTGCGTCCCGCGTGCAGAGTAACACgacggctcggcccggccctcCTGCCCATGTGTATCCGGCTGCTTCCCAGGTGATGATGATACCCTCCCAGATATCCTACACACCTTCCCAAGGAGCCTATTACATTCCCGGACAG GGTCGCTCCACGTACGTTGTCCCGACCCAACAGTACCCGGTCCAACCTGGCGCCCCTAGTTTTTACCCTGGAGCCAGCCCCACAGAATTCGGGACTTACG cGGGTGCGTATTACCCGGCGCAGGGGGTGCAGCAGTTCTCAGCGGGGGTCCCCACTGCCCAGGTCATTGTGAGCCAGCAGCCACCGATCCCCACAAAACGAGAACGGAAGACG ATCCGAATACGAGACCCCAACCAAGGTGGCAAAGACATTACAGAAGAAATTATGTCTGGAGCAAGGACCTCAtccacccccacccctccaCAG GCTGGAAGCGGTTTGGAGCCCCAGGCCAACGGAGAGACCCCCCATGTAGCAGTTATTGTCCGGCCTG ATGACCGCCCGAAGCCCGCGCTGGTGGTGAGCAAGCCCGTCTCCCTGGAGCCCAGCAAGTCGGCATCCCCGTCGCCTCCCCCTCCCCTGATCCCTGAGGTGGAGCCTGTGGTGCTCTCGCCTGTGACGCTGGTGCCAATGGAGCCTCCCGTGGACACGGACATGAAAGCGGAGCAGGGCGAGGCGCCACCTGACCCGCAAAAGACGTTAAGCGCCATCACTACAGTGCCAGGGGCTGTGGAGCTGCCCCTTGTGCCCGCGCCCGGCATGGACACGGTGGctgcggaggaggaggaggaagaggaggaggaggttgcTATTCCCCTCCCAGAGCCCACCCCACAGGAGTCTGTGCCCCCCAAGGTGCTGCCGGTGCCCGTTGTTCCCCCGATGCCAGCCGTGCCCCTGGTGCCGGCCGCGCCATTGCCACCGCCCGTTGTACCACAGGCCCCTGAAGCGCCCGCCAAACccgcctcccccagccccacaccgcCCCGGGAAGAGCCCTGCCCCGAGCCCACTGCTGAGGCCAACGGGGTCTTGGAGGAGATGCCTGAGCCGGTCCCTGAGGTGCCCCTGTGCCAGCCGGTGCTGGCCTCTGAGCCGGTGCCTGCGCCCGCCCTGGACTCCCCCATTGCCCAGCCTGAAGAGCTGCCCCTACCCAATGGGGTGGAGGGCACCAGCAAAGTGGAGCTGAGTGACGAGCAGCCCGAGTCAGATGTCAGCCCCATCTCAGAGCCTgaggagccagcccagcctggcacccCTGCCTCCCCgcctgcagaggaggaggaggaagagagtgAAGGCCCTGGTGAGACCCAGGAGAGAAGCTtgagcccagcccctgccccttcGCAGACCTCGGAGGCGACCGCACAAG TCGCCATGTCGGTGCCAAAGAAGAAGCGAAGGATGAAGGAGCTGAACAAGAAGGAGGCAGTAGGGGATTTGCTGGATGCCTTTAAAGAG TCTCAGACCGGTGATAGTGCCTCGGAGGTGGAGAACAAGCCCCCCACGTCTGCCCCTGCCAGTGAAGCAGAGGATGCGGCTCCTGCCCGTCCACAGGAAGAGTCGGAAGAGAcgtgggaggagaaggaggacaAGTTGGCCCCGGAGAAGGGCAAGGCTGCTGGCCAGAAATATGGCTACAAGGAAG AGCAATGGAAGCCGCTGAACCCTGAGGAGAAGAAGCGATATGATCGGGAGTTCCTGCTGGGCTTCCAGTTCATCTTTGCCAGCATGCAGAAACCTGAGGGGCTGCCCCAGATCACAGATGTGGTGCTGGACAAG CCGTGTGTACCTTCGCAGGCCAACAAGACCCCACTGCGGGCACTTGACCCCATCCGCTTCAGTGGCATGAACTGCAGCCCTGACTTCACCCCTTCCTTCGCCAACCTTGGCCGGCCTGTCATGGGCAACCGGGGCCTG CCCTCAGGGTTGGGTCCCCGCcgctcccagcagagccagaggaAGGAGCCCCGCAAAATCATTGCTACTGTGTCCCTCAATGAGGATGTCAAGCTGAACAAGGCCGAGAAGGCCTGGAAACCCAGCAGCAAACGTGCTTCCGAGGAGGAGGATCCTGAGAATATCAAGACACAG GAACTGCTCCGCCGCGTCCGCAGCATCCTCAACAAGCTGACTCCCCAGATGTTCCAGCAACTGATGAAGCAGGTGATGGAGTTGTCCATCGACACGGAGGAGCGGCTCAAGGGTGTCATCGACCTCGTCTTCGAGAAGGCCATCTCGGAGCCAAACTTCTCTGTTGCCTATGCTAACATGTGCCGTTGCCTTATGGGG CTTAAAGTGCCCACAACAGACAAGCCCACAGTGACTGTGAACTTCCGCAAGCTGCTGCTCAACCGCTGCCAGAAGGAGTTTGAGAAGGACAAGGACGACGATGAGATCTTTGAGAAGCGGCAGAAGGAGATGGATGATGCCAGTGCC CCCGAGGAGAAGGCGCGTATGAAGGATGAGCTGGAGGAGGCGCGGGACAAGGCTCGACGACGATCCCTGGGCAACATCAAGTTCATTGGAGAGCTCTTCAAACTGAAGATGTTGACGGAGGCCATCATGCATGACTGTGTGGTGAAGCTGCTCAAAAACCACGATGAGGAGTCTCTTGAGTGCCTTTGCCGCCTGCTTACGACTATTGGCAAGGACTTGGACTTTGAGAAAGCCAAG CCTAGGATGGACCAGTACTTCAATCAGATGGAGAAGAtcatcaaagagaaaaagacatCATCCCGAATCCGTTTCATGCTGCAGGATGTTATTGACCTAAGACGG AATAGCTGGGTGCCGCGGCGAGGAGACCAGGGCCCCAAAACCATAGATCAGATCCACAAGGAAGCAGAGATGGAGGAGCATCGGGAACACATCAAAGTGCAGCAGCTCATGTCAAAGGACAAGAGGAGAGGACCCCCTGGGCCATCTTCCAGTG GGCGCAGTAGCCTGGTCGCAGATGATGGCTGGAACACAGTGCCCATCAGCAAGGGCAACCGGCCCATCGACACCAGCCGGCTAACGAAGATCACCAAG cctggatCCATCGACTCCAATAACCAGCTCTTTGCACCGGGTGGGCGGCTGAGCTGGGGCAAGGGCAGCAGTGGGGGGTCTGGTGCAAAGCCCGCAGATTCAG GGCGACCAGCCACGAGCACCTTGAACCGCTTCTCAGCGCTCCAGCAGTCAATGCCTGCCGAGAGCCCAGAGTCCCGCCGTGTGGTGCAGAG gagcagctccagccgtGACAGGTCAGAgaaggctggggacagaggggaccgGGAGTTGCGTTCGGAGAAGGGCAGCGACCGTCTGGAGCGTCCCGACCAGGGGGAGCGGGCAGACAGGAACAGGTCTGCCCTCACCAAGAGGAGCTTCAGCAAAGAGACAGAGGACAGGAGCCGAGAACGGGAGAAGCAGGGTGGCCCCGAGGCCGTGCGCAAGGCTGCAAGCATGACGGAGGAGCGGGACCGGAGCCGAGAGACCA TTAAACAAGAGCCAACACCTGCAACATCCACCAAGCCCACGCTGTCAGAAGAGGAACTGGAGAAGAAATCCAAGGCAATCATAGAGGAATACTTGCACATCAATGACATGAAG gaggccctgcagtgtgtgcaggagctgggcagcccCTCCTTGCTCTACATTTTTGTGCAAAATGGCATTGAGTCCACGCTGGAGAGGAGCACCATCTCCCGCGAGCACATGggagccctgctctgccagctggtGAAGGCAGGCACTCTCTCCAAGGAGCAGTACTACAAAGG GCTGCGGGAGATCTTGGAGACTGCAGAGGACATGGAGATTGACATCCCACACATCTGGCTGTACCTGGCTGAGCTCATCACCCCCATCCTGCAAGAGGAAGGCATCCCCATGGAGGAGCTGTTCAG GGAGATCACGAAGCCCCTGGTGCCCATTGGGAAGGCCACCACGCTGCTGGTTGAGGTGCTGGGCTTGTTGTGCAAGGGCATG GGCCAGAAGACAGCAGGAAAGCTGTGGCGGGATGGAGgcctgagctggaaggaattCTTGCCTGAGGACCAGGATGTCAACAAATTTGTCACAGAGCAG AAATTGGAGTACACGATGGGGGACAGCTCTGACATGCCAAGCCGCAAGGAGCTGACCTCAGAGGAGCTGTGCAAGCAAATGGACAAACTGCTGAAGGAGAACCCGAACAACCAAAGAATACATGACTGGATTGAG GCCAACCTGAGCGAGCAGCAGGTCTCATCCAACACATTTATCAGGGCCCTGATGACGTCTGTGTGCCACTTGGCCATTGTCT TTGAGAACCCATACCGCGTGGACGCCATGGTCATCCGCAACCaagccaagctgctccagaaGTACCTGCGGGATGAGCAGAAGGAGCTCCAGGCACTCTACGCTCTGCAAGCCTTGGTGGTGAAGTTGGAGCAGCCTCCCA ACCTGCTGCGGATGTTCTTTGATGCCCTCTACGATGAGGATGTCATCAAGGAGGAGGCTTTCTACAAGTGGGAGTCCAGCAAGGACCCAGCCGAGCAGCAGGGCAAAGGGGTGGCGCTCAAATCAGTGACAGCCTTTTTCACCTGGCTTCGGGAAGCTGAGGACGAGTCGGACAACAACTGa